One segment of Anopheles stephensi strain Indian chromosome 3, UCI_ANSTEP_V1.0, whole genome shotgun sequence DNA contains the following:
- the LOC118508946 gene encoding O-acyltransferase like protein-like produces the protein MGPLRCDIVERLRKAPMFISFVLIANIARSGATSETRIEQMQIYQYDNYEECRHTYSDFVYCSTKAHLTPSLDSALWDEIMNYSTHPRHFDRRTIEVGACVQRCRPSFDSAIHNVSAELQRCIERKMWSQYELNSTIEIMRCIYADETLTETSTGIGVAEIGFLCFALGAIVLAIFASWSDNPQQGCTADKKIANTGNLLQCFSLARNLPKLIERETNLRHLDGIRALTMLIILLTHSTIPLIRMPLKNANDLEAQFSQPWFPVAMAGNTYTVQIFFVIGGLLLAVNTLEQFKHRDNVGLAYFLDRVKIRLIRILPLYLFVILFHASWYPRLYEGPIGDRFKDHCTTNWWTNVVFLNNYINASEPCIQFAWYLGADFQLYLLGTALMIVMRIPKLFKPTLVCMLLGAFLGPMIVIYRYHLDATVMMILRYVLQEIRTLPYYLRVYIPFETNAGNYFFGMLAGIAYSRLKDNPSATSILKLNYLLPISAAFFLAMNGLTMLLPSDHLSQPSIGLALFGTMLKSGWGIFPSVLLLYIAFEKRPAWLVAALQHPILLVASKLSYSIYLIQYAIVYTVYKHITYPLVYNSFTILLFTAAIVNITFCVAFLLHIFIELPFNLFLKQIMGKPKAKV, from the exons ATGGGCCCGCTCAGATGTGACATCGTCGAACGGCTGCGCAAGGCGCCGATGTTCATCTCATTCGTACTGATCGCGAACATCGCCCGCAGTGGTGCAACGT CCGAAACCCGTATCGAGCAGATGCAAATTTATCAGTACGACAATTACGAGGAATGCCGTCACACGTACAGCGATTTTGTGTACTGTAGTACAAAGGCGCACCTGACACCAAGCTTGGATTCAGCGCTTTGGGACGAGATAATG AACTATTCAACACATCCACGTCATTTCGATCGACGAACGATCGAAGTTGGAGCGTGTGTTCAAAGGTGCAGACCTTCCTTTGACAGTGCAATACATAATGTATCAGCAGAGCTGCAGCGATGCATTGAACGGAAAATGTGGTCACAATATGAGCTGAATTCAACCATTGAAATCATGCGCTGTATTTACGCGGACGAAACATTGACAGAAACCAGTACCGGAATAG GTGTGGCTGAGATTGGGTTCCTGTGCTTCGCGTTAGGGGCGATAGTGCTGGCAATTTTTGCCTCCTGGTCGGACAATCCGCAGCAAGGATGTACAGCAGATAA GAAGATTGCAAACACCGGCAACCTGCTGCAATGCTTTTCCCTGGCTCGCAACTTACCGAAGCTGATTGAGCGGGAGACTAATCTACGCCATCTTGACGGCATCCGTGCACTGACGATGTTAATTATTCTGCTGACCCATTCCACCATTCCCTTGATAAGGATGCCGCTGAAAAATGCTAACGATCTGGAAGCCCAATTCAGCCAACCATGGTTCCCGGTTGCGATGGCCGGCAATACGTACACGGTGCAGATATTCTTCGTCATCGGAGGCTTGCTGTTGGCCGTCAACACACTGGAGCAATTTAAGCACCGTGACAATGTTGGTCTGGCCTATTTTTTGGATCGAGTAAAAATTCGCCTAATCAG AATACTTCCGCTGTATCTGTTTGTGATCCTTTTCCACGCGTCATGGTACCCTCGGCTGTACGAAGGACCGATTGGTGATCGTTTCAAGGATCATTGCACAACAAACTGGTGGACCAATGTCGTGTTTTTGAACAACTACATCAATGCAAGCGAACCg TGCATACAGTTTGCCTGGTATCTAGGGGCAGACTTTCAACTTTATCTGCTCGGTACAGCGTTAATGATCGTAATGCG GATTCCGAAGCTGTTTAAACCTACCTTAGTGTGTATGTTGCTTGGCGCCTTTCTGGGACCGATGATCGTCATTTATCGATATCACCTGGATGCTACAGTGATGATGATACTACG ATACGTTCTTCAAGAAATTCGCACATTACCATACTACTTGCGCGTGTATATTCCATTCGAGACAAATGCAGGCAACTATTTTTTCGGTATGCTTGCTGGCATTGCTTATTCCCGCCTAAAGGATAACCCCTCGGCCACCAGTATACTAAAG cTAAACTATCTGCTGCCTATAAGCGCTGCGTTTTTCCTAGCAATGAACGGCCTCACTATGCTGCTACCCTCCGATCACTTGAGCCAACCGTCGATCGGTCTCGCACTGTTCGGAACAATGCTGAAAAGCGGCTGGGGAATATTTCCCTCCGTATTATTGCTTTACATAGCATTTGAGAAAAGACCGGCCTGGTTAGTTGCAGCCCTACAACATCCGATATTGCTGGTTGCGTCCAAATTAAGCTACAGCATATACCTGATACAGTATGCAATAGTTTACACGGTGTACAAGCACATCACCTATCCGCTAGTGTATAACAGTTTTACCATT CTTCTCTTTACAGCAGCGATCGTCAACATCACGTTCTGTGTAGCATTTTTGTTACACATTTTTATTGAGCTTCcatttaatttattcctcAAACAAATCATGGGCAAACCTAAAGCGAAAGTCTAA